From one Elusimicrobiota bacterium genomic stretch:
- a CDS encoding flavodoxin domain-containing protein — translation MAVRKIAENIYAVGVVDWNVRAFHGNTYVTDRGTTYNAYLILDEKITLIDTVYGPFANELISNIKEIVDPSKIDYIIANHVETDHSGALPEVLKLCPRAKVYGTSKCKEGLEKYYQIPMDFQIVKTGDKLKIGKKTLTFVEAPMIHWPDSMFTYSIEDQILFPNDAFGHHLASNKTYTDEVDECALWDECSKYYANILWPLGTLIDKKINDVIKMNIPIKMIAPSHGLIWRQNPMQIVEKYLYWAKNSTTNKVIIFYETMWNSTEKMAKKILEGINSAGLEARLYDVTKVDRTTLINDLLEAKGFLAGSSTHDNEMLPSIAGFLYFLKGLKPKNRIAAAFGSFGWAGGATAKIENELKEAGVEIVLPSVQVRFAPTPEELQKCFEFGKAFAGIWGHNT, via the coding sequence ATGGCTGTAAGAAAAATAGCTGAAAACATTTATGCTGTTGGTGTTGTGGACTGGAATGTCCGCGCATTTCACGGTAACACTTATGTAACCGATAGAGGAACCACTTATAATGCATATTTAATTTTAGATGAAAAAATTACTCTAATTGATACGGTTTACGGCCCGTTTGCAAATGAACTTATCAGCAACATAAAAGAAATAGTTGATCCTTCAAAAATTGATTATATAATCGCAAATCACGTTGAAACTGACCACTCCGGCGCTTTACCTGAAGTTCTCAAGCTATGCCCCAGAGCTAAGGTTTACGGAACTTCAAAATGCAAAGAAGGGCTTGAAAAATATTATCAGATCCCAATGGATTTTCAAATAGTAAAAACGGGAGATAAACTAAAAATCGGCAAAAAAACGCTTACTTTCGTTGAAGCCCCGATGATCCATTGGCCCGACAGCATGTTTACTTACTCAATTGAAGATCAAATTCTATTTCCTAATGATGCTTTCGGCCATCACTTAGCCTCAAATAAAACTTATACAGATGAAGTTGACGAATGCGCTCTTTGGGATGAATGCTCAAAATACTATGCAAATATTTTATGGCCTCTGGGAACGCTTATAGACAAAAAGATCAACGATGTAATTAAAATGAATATTCCGATAAAAATGATTGCTCCCAGCCACGGCTTGATCTGGAGACAAAATCCGATGCAGATAGTTGAAAAATATTTATATTGGGCAAAAAATTCCACAACAAACAAAGTAATAATTTTTTATGAAACTATGTGGAATTCTACCGAAAAGATGGCCAAAAAAATACTTGAAGGTATTAATTCCGCCGGTCTTGAAGCAAGGCTTTATGATGTGACCAAGGTCGACAGGACTACTTTAATTAATGATTTGCTTGAGGCAAAAGGCTTTTTAGCCGGATCTTCTACGCATGATAATGAAATGCTTCCTTCAATCGCGGGGTTTTTATATTTTCTTAAAGGATTAAAACCAAAGAATAGGATTGCCGCAGCTTTCGGTTCATTCGGTTGGGCCGGAGGAGCTACTGCCAAGATTGAAAACGAACTAAAAGAAGCAGGAGTTGAAATTGTATTGCCTTCTGTTCAAGTCCGTTTTGCGCCTACTCCCGAAGAACTTCAGAAATGTTTTGAATTCGGGAAAGCGTTTGCTGGAATTTGGGGACACAATACTTAA
- a CDS encoding sulfurtransferase TusA family protein, producing MEVKKTLDCAGLFCPMPIIKSKFELEEMRSGDILEIISDDPGFEKDIAVWCEMTGEKLIELKKEGNILKGYVQKK from the coding sequence ATGGAAGTAAAAAAAACTCTTGATTGCGCCGGGCTTTTCTGCCCAATGCCTATTATAAAATCCAAATTTGAGCTTGAGGAAATGAGATCCGGCGACATACTTGAAATTATTTCAGATGATCCCGGTTTTGAAAAAGACATTGCGGTCTGGTGCGAAATGACCGGCGAAAAGCTTATTGAGCTTAAAAAAGAAGGAAATATCCTTAAGGGATACGTACAGAAGAAGTAG
- the nifU gene encoding Fe-S cluster assembly scaffold protein NifU, producing MAFYSEKVMEHFQNPRNVGEIKDADGIGTVGNPVCGDLMTFYIKVKDNKLEDVKFKTFGCGAAIAVSSMVSEMAKGKTIEEALKITNASVAQELGGLPPNKMHCSNLGADALHKAIEDYLNKKK from the coding sequence ATGGCTTTTTATTCAGAAAAAGTAATGGAGCATTTCCAAAATCCAAGGAATGTCGGCGAAATTAAAGATGCTGACGGCATTGGCACGGTAGGAAATCCCGTATGCGGGGATTTAATGACATTTTATATCAAAGTAAAAGATAACAAGCTTGAAGATGTAAAATTCAAAACTTTCGGCTGCGGCGCTGCAATAGCAGTTTCATCTATGGTTTCCGAGATGGCAAAAGGAAAAACCATTGAAGAAGCGTTAAAAATAACTAATGCTTCGGTTGCTCAGGAACTCGGCGGGCTTCCGCCGAATAAGATGCATTGTTCAAATCTTGGAGCGGACGCGTTGCATAAGGCAATAGAGGATTACCTGAATAAGAAAAAGTAG